From bacterium, the proteins below share one genomic window:
- a CDS encoding FMN-binding glutamate synthase family protein, with amino-acid sequence MIQWPKTNDAIGTVNRGNACESGLCTLCRADCKGKCETWLSSLKGRKLLYPRDFGVITAGSANTTHVGVSYNSLRINGYVYGANGVPQGLSTSEDDCVFPNVNTELEFGTEIKTKARVPIMTGALGSTFIAAKYWESFAIGAALVGYPIVVGENVVGVDKESEIKNGKISKAPELDRRIDTFLRYYDGYGAIIVQMNVEDTRNGVAEYIINKYGDKVIIELKWGQGAKVIGGEIQVTSLEYALFLKNRGYVVDPDPTIPEVQKAFKNKSIKSFARHSRLGYTSLSSRDEVKKSFMDSVAYLRKIGYKRISLKTGSYGMETLAMSIKYASEAKLELLTIDGSGGGTGMSPWNMMESWGVPSILLHAKAAEYAKLLADTGEKVVDLAFAGGLAKEDQIFKALALGAPFTKLVCMGRSLMIPAYLGANVQGALNLKDREKVHGNWDKLPAAVEECGIKEDEIFAGYYDVQKKVGKDEMKNIPFGAIASWTLADKLTAGLQQLMAGARKFSLAEITRKEVFSANRETERETGIPFISDADDALAKEIISGSESRAEIPVSNN; translated from the coding sequence ATGATTCAATGGCCAAAAACTAATGATGCAATAGGGACCGTAAATCGAGGAAACGCTTGTGAATCAGGATTATGTACTTTATGTCGAGCTGATTGTAAGGGGAAATGTGAAACCTGGCTTTCAAGCCTGAAAGGCCGTAAGCTTTTATATCCCAGAGATTTTGGAGTAATAACTGCCGGAAGCGCTAATACCACCCATGTTGGTGTATCCTATAATTCGCTGAGGATTAATGGGTATGTTTACGGTGCGAACGGTGTGCCCCAAGGTCTTTCGACCTCGGAAGATGACTGTGTTTTTCCCAATGTCAATACCGAGCTGGAATTTGGAACTGAGATAAAAACTAAAGCCCGTGTGCCCATAATGACCGGCGCTTTGGGTTCCACCTTTATTGCCGCGAAATATTGGGAGTCATTTGCTATTGGCGCTGCCTTGGTAGGATATCCCATTGTGGTGGGAGAGAACGTAGTTGGCGTGGATAAGGAATCCGAAATCAAAAATGGCAAGATTTCCAAGGCGCCGGAGCTGGATAGAAGAATCGATACCTTTTTGCGTTATTATGACGGTTATGGAGCAATTATTGTTCAGATGAATGTCGAGGATACCAGAAACGGCGTGGCTGAATACATTATTAATAAATACGGTGATAAAGTAATTATTGAATTGAAATGGGGCCAAGGCGCCAAAGTCATCGGCGGTGAAATCCAGGTTACTTCCTTAGAATATGCCTTATTCTTGAAAAATCGGGGTTATGTGGTTGATCCCGATCCAACTATTCCGGAAGTACAAAAAGCCTTTAAAAATAAATCCATTAAATCATTCGCGCGTCACAGCCGTCTGGGTTATACCAGCTTGTCCTCGCGGGATGAAGTGAAAAAGAGTTTTATGGATTCTGTCGCTTATTTACGCAAAATCGGTTATAAAAGAATTTCTTTGAAAACCGGATCCTACGGCATGGAAACTTTGGCCATGTCAATAAAATATGCGAGTGAAGCTAAGTTGGAGTTATTGACTATTGACGGCTCCGGCGGAGGAACCGGGATGAGTCCCTGGAACATGATGGAAAGCTGGGGTGTGCCTTCAATTCTCTTGCATGCCAAAGCAGCTGAATATGCCAAGCTGCTGGCTGATACCGGCGAAAAAGTCGTAGATCTTGCTTTTGCCGGCGGCTTGGCCAAAGAAGACCAGATATTTAAGGCGCTGGCTTTGGGCGCGCCGTTTACCAAATTAGTATGCATGGGAAGATCGTTAATGATACCGGCATATTTGGGAGCGAACGTGCAAGGCGCACTGAATCTGAAGGACAGAGAAAAAGTCCACGGTAATTGGGATAAATTACCGGCAGCGGTGGAGGAATGTGGTATTAAAGAGGATGAAATATTTGCCGGTTATTATGATGTACAGAAAAAAGTCGGTAAGGATGAAATGAAAAATATTCCTTTCGGCGCCATTGCCAGTTGGACCTTAGCGGATAAGCTCACCGCCGGTTTGCAGCAATTAATGGCCGGAGCCAGGAAATTCTCCTTAGCGGAAATAACCCGCAAAGAAGTTTTCTCAGCGAACCGCGAGACTGAAAGAGAGACCGGGATCCCCTTTATTTCGGACGCGGATGATGCTTTGGCAAAAGAAATCATCAGCGGTTCGGAAAGCAGGGCCGAAATTCCGGTAAGCAATAATTAA
- a CDS encoding collagen-like protein, with protein sequence MKNLFMVVCLFFLLAGCTGPQGPTGPTGDTGATGPTGPAGTTLLHEYTGQFAAAGNYTLNVSEITGKRTTTFVMAYWAFSSVPDVWTPMTDGWLDSSNSRIFSVSWTAGQVYFYEMDAGDYYLVQVFQHN encoded by the coding sequence ATGAAAAATTTATTTATGGTGGTTTGTTTATTTTTTTTATTGGCAGGTTGCACGGGGCCACAAGGGCCGACAGGGCCAACGGGTGATACAGGGGCAACAGGACCGACGGGTCCGGCCGGAACAACCTTGCTACATGAATATACGGGCCAGTTTGCAGCAGCTGGAAATTATACTTTGAACGTTTCTGAAATCACTGGAAAAAGAACGACTACTTTTGTAATGGCTTACTGGGCTTTTTCCAGTGTTCCCGATGTTTGGACACCTATGACTGACGGGTGGCTGGATTCATCTAATTCACGTATTTTTAGCGTATCATGGACTGCCGGACAAGTATATTTTTATGAAATGGATGCTGGTGATTATTATTTAGTTCAAGTATTTCAGCATAACTAA
- a CDS encoding ATP-binding protein, translating to MKNYIPRTIEKQIKSAGRDFPVVVLTGPRQTGKSTLLKKLFSKYTYITLDDPLTRNLAQEDPKLFLSRHQHVIIDEIQYLPELLPYIKIMVDQDRSKNGRYILTGSQFFPLMHGISESLAGRAALFELLGFSHQEAPWIDYDIPKFCFAALFDGFYPEVIVHGANRNRFYSSYLQTYLERDIRQITSVHDLKVFQNYLELLAARVGSLLNLNEVSKECGITFTTAKRWLSLLETSRIVYLLRPYTKNISKRVIKSAKLYFSDTGLLAAILRYPTPETVQSGPLSGSLFENFIVVELLKYKFNHNKLFELFFYRDSNHNEIDIIIDQGSSLLCLEIKNTSTPQKEHLTTLARLQPLIKNSKAYLMSFASEAQVYSKTVTSIPWMQLFQKKYLL from the coding sequence ATGAAAAACTATATTCCAAGAACAATTGAAAAACAAATCAAGTCTGCCGGCCGGGATTTTCCGGTTGTGGTATTAACCGGGCCGCGTCAGACTGGGAAGTCCACTTTACTTAAAAAACTTTTTTCTAAGTATACCTATATAACCCTGGATGATCCTTTGACAAGAAATCTGGCGCAGGAAGATCCGAAATTATTTTTAAGCCGACATCAGCATGTCATTATTGACGAGATACAGTATCTGCCGGAATTGTTGCCTTATATCAAAATCATGGTGGATCAGGATCGCAGTAAAAACGGCCGTTATATATTGACAGGTTCCCAATTTTTTCCGCTGATGCACGGTATTAGTGAGTCGTTGGCAGGAAGAGCGGCACTGTTTGAGTTATTGGGATTTTCACATCAGGAAGCGCCCTGGATTGATTATGATATTCCCAAATTCTGTTTTGCGGCTTTGTTTGACGGCTTTTATCCGGAAGTGATTGTGCATGGCGCCAATCGCAATCGCTTCTATTCGAGTTATCTACAAACCTACCTGGAACGGGATATACGTCAGATAACCTCGGTGCATGATTTAAAAGTCTTTCAGAATTATCTGGAATTACTGGCAGCACGTGTCGGTAGTTTACTTAACTTAAATGAAGTTAGCAAAGAATGCGGCATTACCTTTACCACGGCGAAACGCTGGTTGTCATTGTTGGAGACAAGCAGGATTGTGTATTTACTGCGTCCTTATACTAAAAATATTTCCAAGCGGGTTATAAAAAGCGCTAAATTGTATTTTTCAGACACAGGATTATTGGCGGCGATTTTGCGTTATCCGACTCCGGAAACCGTGCAAAGCGGGCCGCTATCCGGCAGTTTGTTTGAAAACTTTATTGTGGTGGAATTGCTGAAATACAAATTTAATCATAATAAGTTGTTTGAACTCTTTTTTTATCGTGATTCAAATCACAATGAAATAGATATAATCATTGATCAGGGGAGTTCGCTCCTTTGTCTTGAGATTAAAAATACATCAACACCTCAAAAAGAACACCTGACAACGCTGGCGCGATTACAACCGCTGATCAAAAATTCCAAGGCTTACCTGATGAGTTTTGCTTCTGAAGCGCAAGTATATTCCAAAACAGTAACCAGTATTCCCTGGATGCAATTATTTCAAAAGAAATATTTGTTGTAA